A window of Glycine soja cultivar W05 chromosome 2, ASM419377v2, whole genome shotgun sequence genomic DNA:
attttaatttttgggatATTTCTATTGTCAATTTATCGACTAATAATTCAaagatttattgtttttattattttgttgcaCTGTATTAAGAAGTTATATACTTGACATTGACGGCACCTGTTATGTGATTATGTAGATGTTGACTTGACTAAATATACGTTTGACATTAggaaactttaaataaaaaaaaaaatctggatgacaaaatgtatttttaagtgACCATAAAAGGGTTTACACTCTTTTTTCAAATctacatgctttttttttcttctcttaagcATACATGGTGCAAGAAATAATGGGATGAGATCATGGGAGAATGAGATGCTCGTATAATTTTTGCTAAGGAATAACATTGCTGATTGGTTGGTTCACTATGCACTTACTATTGATTTCGATGTTAAAAATGTTTATGTTCCTTCTCCAAGCTTTGGTAGATTGTTAtcgataatgatgatgatgatcttcttgaatattttttcttctcagTAGCTATTAGTTGttcgtaaaaaaaaactattagttAGTTTATTGGGCTATGCCttcttgtaataaataaaagtaattgaAATATAATGTAAAATGATTTGCTCCATTTCTATTATTGTGTTCACAACTTTACATTTCATTCaataaattcaattatatttaataatcaatgagattaatgtaaaatttattaaataaaaataaaaggattatatattattaaatacatGTTTACTTTTTAGGcatacaatttatttaaattaaattcattaaatattttattttcttaaaaaaagttgGGCAAGCCATGATGAGTCTTTGAGTGACaaattactttaataattttttacattatcattcaactaatatatatatatatatatatatatatatataaaaggagagATTCacttatttaattgatttttgaaataattattctaaaaattatatcaataatatttttattaagttaaaagtgtaaattttttttatcactaacaATTCATAACAATTAAACTCGTATATAAATGTATAAtgaaaacaaacaataaaattatgccGCAAAAGTATCATATTTTTGCTTCAGTCCAAAAATGATACCGCTATCTAAAACTCatgtataaattcaaaaaaatcatatttgagTGGTGTAACTGTGTTTCCAAAGATTAATTATAGagtgtttgaattttttatgaaaaaatatcaaattctaatatgaaaaaaattaactttttttaaacgAGAATCCTCAAACTATTACCCTTCCTTTGGTAGAGAGGaagatgaaaatgtaaaagataaaaatagaataaattttttgaaattaaaatagagtGTTAAAAATGTGAATCTCACATAATATATCCTTTATTTCTCTCCTCATTCACCCTATCTCTCTCCTGGTAAACACACCATAATATGAATTGGCATTGTGAACTTTCATGTCTTTTTCAATTCTATTCATTaacatcttcatttttttaatgaatattcatttcttttattcatcacttttgaagaaaaaaatattaaattatattctcatataaaagaaaggaaaataataatatggtAATAAATAAGAGAGATGAAGAGACATATTAAGAAATaacttacaaataattttaacaaaaataaacaattaaatgtTTCTCTTAACCTATTTGTTACAAGCACAATTgcctaaaaacaaacaaaatgaataaaaaagagaaaaaatgtttAAAGGGAGAAGCaagtaattaagaaaaaacatcGCAATAAAATGCTATGGGATTAGTATAGTTTGTAATGAAAGTTTTGCAGATTTCGCGAGTTTAAATTGGATTTTAATGGTCATGctttagtgtgtgtgtgtgtgcgtgtgttttCTTCCTGCAATCATGCTTCAGTTTTAATGAACGTGTTTACTGTTTGCGACTATAATCCTCGCATAATTTTGTTGGGGTCAAATCCAACAGCATTTTGCCCGATGCATCAGAAAATGATTTATTGTTTGAAAGGGCATAAGAAAATGATGCTATTGTAGTTGTGGTCAAATTAAGTGCATCcgtattaattttgtttgtatcTCATGTATAaactcctttttaattttttcattattgtgCATTATTGGTCCCATATACTTAAACTTAAAAAACTTATGATATGAAATATTTCATCTTTACTTGTAAGTCATGTTATTCTCAATCTCTTGCTAAACTTATAATACATATACtcacttttttccttctttttaatCAACTAGCTTTTATTCTTATTTGAACCAAAATCTTTTGTTCTCAAAGTCTATCTCCAAAGCTCAAAACTAGatcatcaacaaaatcaaaatcatgtaattagagttttttttaagaactcATACCGAATTAAACAAGTATTTCATTCCTTCTTATTTATAAGacttaagtttaaaataatatttattcttttttataaaatttaatatataatatttcttatattaattatttttagactaaaaatattactcattaaaagaagaaaaaaaatatattgataagtcattaaaagagaaaaaaatattaatatcaaggataatttaaaaataatataaatttaaaataaatttattgttatcaactgaattaatttatttcctcaatcttaataaattagataattgaatcttatatataataacaaatcACTTAATAACTTAAGCTAAACCTTGTAACTAAcaccaaataaaattaatttggacGTGTCTTAagttaattaattcttaaaaacacattaaaaaaagacagcaataatattttttaataaaaaaataagttttaatttttttaaccaatatttatctttttggaCATTAATATCATTTATCTAGTAGTATGAATAAATGGATAAAATTATACGTAGTACTAGTAATAATGAATGTTACATGCCTATCTGTTACAGGATTTAGACCTTCCAAAATTAATTGCAGTGGCTTAACACTAGATTTAAATGGATTCATGGCAAAGTCAATGTCTGGCATTGAAGTGTCGGCACTAAAGTCTGAATCACTTTATTATGGTATGGTTACTTTACTGTGGCAGGCTAGGGTTTGCCCTGTATGAGTAcattaattgaaaatgaaagtttGGTCTTTACTCCTCACTGTCCAAGCAAGTGGAAAATATACTAGTAGTACTATTATTTtaggcatttttttttatgtcttaTCATGTTTGGCCCCAAGCTAGGTCCTTTTATTCAATGCCAATTGCCAAATATGGTTTCTTAATTTTCACACCCAATGTCAACCTCTAAATCATGTACACCAACTTTTGTCAATAGGATATTACTAAAACAGGTAAGTCATGATGACTGGGCTTTAAATCTCACACCCCAACTCCAtcattaatttagttaaaaaagagagtgaaaagaaatagataaaatgttttttatttaattaaaagagaaaaataaaagtaattctaagaaataaataagttgttcttttcatttttttttctataacaaacacaaaatatattttttcttcaaaaataatttagaaagttgtttcttttttattctttttggaCACATCACacgcatttattttaattaaccacAACGTCGTCCGACAAAATCTACaaaaaattttatactaaattGTAAGGAACATTTTCTTTCTaagtccctaaattaatgattattttacgAACAGTCTTCCTGTAAACGTTACTCTCCCTCggtatataataataatctgTTGAATAATAAATCGTGGTCAGATTTAGCGACTTTCGtcgatattatattattattaaaagaagTAAATCGTTTGTTGTGTTACTCTATAGAATATAGATGATGACATGATGTAAGAGTATAAATATTCACatttatatttatgaatattatataattataattatcaacgGGGTTGAGGTAggatgataaataaattataatgtttgagaaagtaaaaatcaaaatttaaatatcataaaaGACAAACGCtatgataattttgaaatatctaTAGTCAagagtttatttttctttgtcgaAACCAGACATACATCTAATTCTAACTTTTTGGCTGAAAAATTCGAGTTGCCTAGCGCTTCCATTTATTagcataaagaaagaaagaaagaattgtCACGCACTTTAATCATATAATGTTATTATCTTAAAATCTCTCTAGTGTATTCACACCCTCAATTTTATGAGTGATATTAGTCAGCAATAGCATAAAAAAGGACATTGAATTGTCTTTTGGGGTACAAAAAGGCATCTAACTTTCACAATCTAACGGTTGAGGAAGGTTGTGGCCATTCAAAGTTGTCGTATAACCAATACTAAGAAAGATAGCCAACAAAGCAACAAAGGCAAAGGATAAGGTTTGAAGCTATGGAATGGATCCCACAATagcaagaattaaaataaaaataaaaaccaagcATGGAAtcaataaattcataatttcatatatGACATCAGGATGAGGGGCCACAACACACTCATTATCCTTAgcttacttttttaattaaaatttattaaaaattacagatTTATGAACATATTTCAAAGATAAAACTTGTaatctataaaattttataacttttaattaattttagtttattatttgatttgatgagAGTAAGGTATTTTCGCAACCAAAACCATAAAATTAGAAAGTATGAGTTAAGGGGCAATTAtgcttaaaaaatacatttgcagttatttttttgtttgtattaaAATTATCGTCAAACTGACATCATacataattgaatttaattttatctgtttatacaaaattttattcataCATATGATTAAAAATTGAAACCTTGTATTATATTTACggatcttaattatttattaatcgtacccttcaaaaaaaattatctattaacCGTTGTAGTTGGAaggttaaataaattttactactCCGTGGTCATGAAAgagtaaaattataagaaagaatataattaatatattataaagagtatatttttgtgtaatgagttcaatttaattgattaaacatgttaattatatataaattattataaattttttaatatgaaaaaaattaaataatttaagactattacatcatttatgatcttaataataaaatatcataaatatacttattaaattaaatatatactcTCTAATTATTTAACATCAATGAATTGTgttacatataaattaaaaaaaaaatgtagatgaCATCATGGATTCAGGGTCCACTTGCTATAATCTAAGTATCTAATCAACCTCAGGCATCAGGTCAACCCAGTTGTGGTTTTCTTTTGtcctcctttctctctctctctttctctccaagGTCAAAAGTCAAAAGCATGAAACTTCCAAGATCACCCACAAGGCATTCACGTTCACACACAGAAATGACAGACTACAAAAGAAACAAGCTAGTCCTTTGGAACTGGAAGCCAGCTTTTTGCATTGAATAGGGCGGTTAAAAACCGCGGTTGACAGCTATAACCTTTCATGTGGAAATAGCGTTCCTTTCACACTTGcgttcttgttttctttctccttttcacgggctttctcttcttttcctctGGCTTCATCATCATCTCTCTATCTGCACCCCTTTTGAGAACTTCAACTTGTTACTTAATTACTCTACTCTCCCCTTTCTAGCTTCTGTGTTCTTCTTCTTCGGTTCTCTCTTCATGGGGTGCTGCTTAAGTGCCAGGATCAAAGCTGAGAGCCCTCCACGCAATGGTAATTACCATTCTTGCATGTGGTCCTTTTAGTCTTTTCTGCCTACCCTTTTGATTCAATCCTTCAACTTTTGATTTTGATCGGTTTGTTTTGATTTCTATGCAGTTTTAATGccataaataactattttgtttgtgtttttgttgtttttttttcaataaaatatgggGGGTGGCTACTATGAAACATAGGTGTTAGTTTTGGCAGCTTCATGTGCCAAACAGGAAAGCAATTTatgggaaaaaaaatttctGTCTGTTTTTGAAATATGATTCACAAATCACAAAGGAAACTTGCTTTAATTGATTATGTTGTGCTTGTTTGGTTGTTTTGcggaaatagtaacaaaaacTGGATGATGTCATTTGTTTATTTGGGAACGTTGAATGAGCCAACACTTgtgttaggattttttttccaCTGTCTTCAATTTAATCTTGCTTTGTTTCAATTGTTAAGATGAAACCTGAGATGAGACTTGGAATTTCAAACCTTCAAGTTTACGGAATTTCTGAAAGGATGAAGGTTGCCCCTCAGTTATATACTATATCttggttttatttttagttgattttatttttagttgatgGGGAAACTTGGATTTTTCCAATACACCTCCTCACCTTTAGCACTTTTGGGCTTAGAACGTGAGTTTAGGCCTAACTCAATTCCAAAAGTTCAAGGGATGAAGGTTgccctcacttatatattctaccTTGGTTTTACTTTTAGCtgatgtgaaattttttttcaattcactcTCTCACGCCTAACATCTCTTGGGCTTGGTGCATGAATAACATGATGAGTGACTCTTTGAATTAATATTGAGTATGCTTTGATATCATCTTAAAATGTGAGTTTGGGTTTAACTCAAGCCCAAAAGCTAGCTTTTGAGGTTGAGTGAGACCCAAACTCATATTCtaagataaataaaactaagatatagtatataagtgagggacAACTCTCATCCCTTGAGCTAACTTTTTGGGGTTGAGTCAGGCCTAaacttactttttaaaaatctaagATGATATGAGAGCATATCCATGATTAATTCAAACGAGTTACCCACCATGTTATCCACGCACCAAACCGAAAAAGTGTTGGGCGTGAAGGGATGTATTGAGAAAAACTCAAGTCTCACATCGgttaaagataaagataagttagagtatataagtaagggacaaccctcaccccttgagctagctgttggggttgagttaggcttaAACTTACATATTAAAGATACTAAGAAGTGCACAGTGTAATTGGTAGAAATATTGTTGTCTTCTCTCTTTACTATGACTCTGATCTTTCTATTCAAGCATAAGCTGAGTTTGTATTTTGATTAGAATGCTTATATATGGCCTGAAAAATGGACTCGGGTTTCTTTTGATGTGTGCAGGTTTGAGTTCAAAGGATGGTAACAAGGAAGAAGATGGCTTAAGCAGCAAGGCCTCAACTCCCTCTGTTCCTCCAACTCCGCGGACGGAGGGAGAGATCTTGAAGTCCTCAAACATGAAGAGCTTCAACTTCAGTGAGCTAAAAACTGCTACAAGAAACTTTCGTCCAGATAGTGTGGTGGGTGAAGGCGGGTTTGGTTGTGTTTTTAAGGGGTGGATTGATGAACAGACACTTGCACCAGTTAGACCAGGGACTGGCATGGTCATTGCTGTGAAGAGGCTTAACCAAGAAGGTCTTCAGGGACACAGTGAATGGTTGGTGAGTGTCACTTTGTAGGGCTTATTACAATTTGGAACTTTGCTTGAAGCCTCAGAATTTAAGATACAGTTCCATTTTGAAGCTTAGgaaaatatcaaattagttttaatgCGATTTCTTTGGGAGTTCCTCCTTTGGTGATATATGTAGcaaaaagttaatattttagAAGATTTCTTCGGTTGGTGTAATTAATTAGCCTTGTGTTATAGACAGAAATCAATTACCTGGGGCAGCTGCGTCATCCTAATCTTGTGAAACTGATTGGTTACTGCTTAGAGGACGACCACCGGCTTTTGGTGTATGAGTTTTTGACCAAGGGAAGTTTGGATAATCATTTATTTAGgagtaagttttttattttcctcctTGTTTATCTACAGTTTGACATTGTTTAGTTCCTTAGATGCCTCAAGATCTCAATAATGTAATCTTTTTGGAACAGGAGCTTCTTACTTTCAACCACTTTCTTGGAACATCCGTATGAAGGTTGCTCTTGATGCTGCTAAGGGTCTTGCATATCTTCATAGCGATGAAGCAAAAGTGATATATCGAGACTTCAAAGCTTCAAATATCTTACTTGATTCGGTAAGTAAATCTCATTTATCTAATATTTTACTAGTCatattggtttttctaacattccTTTTTGTTGATGACAGAATTACAATGCAAAACTTTCTGATTTTGGCTTGGCAAAGGATGGACCAGCTGGTGATAAGAGCCATGTCTCTACAAGGGTAATGGGCACATATGGCTATGCTGCTCCTGAATATATGGCCACAGGTACCTAAGTTTGTGGAGTACTCAGCTTATGAACACTTTAGTTGGTCATACAAACTTCTATACATATCCTGCCTTCTAAATTATTGTGCACCAACCATATAATAGATTACCAGAAATAAGAAACCCttattaattctttttcaaGCCATGGTGGAGCtttttagcttcttttttttcccttcattAACAAGCACTGCATCACATTTCATCTCACAAGCACATCTTGCATTTTTCTGGTTTAGAATTTGGGCCTAGAGGTTCTATGCTTCAAGGCTCTTTTTTGGTAACATCTGTCATTGGTTGACtcattaaaaaaagatataccATCATCCaatgtaatttagtttttagtgTAAATCAAGTCCTAAAAGCAACTAACTTGTTTTAAAGCTTAGCAGGGTGAAATTGACCTAGGGCATTTTGTTCTGCTAACAGAAATTCAGAGATCCCCCAAAGATACACTGACCATCCATTCACTTTCATAAACACCACATGAATATGATATGGGCATGAACACAGATGCAACAAGTCCTAAAAGCACAACAATGATAGAACGAATAAAACTAGTATTAATTGACATAAAACACAAGTATTAAATCAAAAGAGAGAATTGATGGTTGAAAGATGAGCATGAGTCATTATAAACTAAATAGAATGGTATAATTTATCTAAAGATAGTCTCATCTATGTTACTATTGAagtttaaaactttaaaagtaaaaagaaaattataaaatgcagTTAGAAGTATTCGAAGTGTCCATAAATTGAAATGAGTATGGCATGAAAACGATTATtattttgaagtattcaaagtgTTTTGATTCTTTGACGTATTTTTGGAGTATCAGAATTGACTCGCAGGTCTTGTCATTTTGAAGTACTCAAAATGCAGTTAGAAGTATTCTAAGTGTACATAAAGTGTTTGACAAATATGTGTGTGGCAGGAGTATGCCACgaacaattattattttgaagtattcaaagtgTTTTGAAGTATGAGAGTTGACTCCCAGTTCTTGTtattttgaagtattcaaaATGCAATTAGAAGTATTCTAAGTGTCCATAAAGTGTCTGATAAATACACATCTGACATGAATATACCATGggcaaaattattattttgaattattcaaAGTGTTTTGAAGTATCAGAGTTGACTCCCAGTTGTTGTCATTTTGAAGTATTAGTGCAGTTAGAATTATTCAAAGTATCCACAAAATATCTAACAAATATGTCTACCACATGAGTATGACATGAACATGGTTATTATTTTGAAGTCTCCATGCTCATGTGTGTAGTCAATTTTTTTCACACATTAATGCAATCAACACATTTATAACCATTGGATAAAGAATGAACTGCTCAAATTTAGAATGCATGTTTTTTAAGTCTAATTTACTGAGATAAAACATGAGCAGTCCGATCTTTATCCTGACAGTTTTGAGTTGCTAAATGTGTGAATGTGTAGAAAAACATGTGAATGAACATTAACTTTGTGTGCTGTGTTGCCAGTCTTCATTTCATAAGGTCTCTAATATTATGTTTGGATAACACATAATTAATTCTAGTCTACAAAATCAAGGTGATACCACGAAAAAATAGAAGCAACTATTTGCTgctaaatttaattgatttttttttctcaccatGAATCTATTCGAAACACACTATAAGACATAGCTAAAACAGCTTGCCAAATCATGCTATATATTTGAAGTCTCTTTTAAGTGATTACATAGAATCAGAGTTGATTCCTAGTTACTGTCTTTTTGTGAAGGTCACTTGACAAAGAAGAGTGATGTATACAGCTTCGGGGTTGTTCTGCTGGAAATTATGTCTGGCAAACGAGCACTTGACAGCAACAGGCCAAGTGGGGAGCACAATTTAATTGAATGGGCCAAACCTTACCTCAGCAGCAAGCGCAGGATCTTCCAAGTCATGGATGCTCGCATAGAAGGCCAATACATGTTGCGCGAAGCAATGAAAGTAGCCACTCTTGCCATTCAATGCCTATCTGTGGAACCAAGATTTAGACCAAAGATGGATGAAGTGGTGAGAGCATTGGAGGAACTTCAGGATTCTGATGACAGAGTCGGAGGGGTGGGAAGCTCTCGTGATCAAACTACTAGAAGGAGTGGCCCTAGACAACATAGAGGTAGACAACATGAAACAACAAGGAAGTGAAAAGTGAATGTTGATTTCATGTTGTGAACATGATTTTGCTCCAGTTGCTATTTTGTATGTATGTATGCATATCATGATGAACTTAAGCATTGCTTGCTTAAGATGTCTGATTGCTGTACAGTTGTTGTTGATTGAGCAATAATATTGAAATCttcatttctttcttccttccaATACTTCTCTTCCCTTTCCACCTTTctatcattataaaaataaataaaactttataCTCATTAAATACGAGTATGTTGTGTCATCCTTGTTAATGTGAGGTGATATAAGATGAATACATCatcctatttatttatatgatgtGGTGATAAGATGAATTTTTATGAATGTCTCTGTAAAAGTTATATACATTgacattatataaatttaaattaaactattaaaaGGAGACATGTGACAAAATTACAATGAAGATTGTATCAATACGCACACTCACACTGCAATATTGCTGGTtctatcttttcttttgtttgaggGAATGT
This region includes:
- the LOC114398376 gene encoding receptor-like cytoplasmic kinase 176 yields the protein MGCCLSARIKAESPPRNGLSSKDGNKEEDGLSSKASTPSVPPTPRTEGEILKSSNMKSFNFSELKTATRNFRPDSVVGEGGFGCVFKGWIDEQTLAPVRPGTGMVIAVKRLNQEGLQGHSEWLTEINYLGQLRHPNLVKLIGYCLEDDHRLLVYEFLTKGSLDNHLFRRASYFQPLSWNIRMKVALDAAKGLAYLHSDEAKVIYRDFKASNILLDSNYNAKLSDFGLAKDGPAGDKSHVSTRVMGTYGYAAPEYMATGHLTKKSDVYSFGVVLLEIMSGKRALDSNRPSGEHNLIEWAKPYLSSKRRIFQVMDARIEGQYMLREAMKVATLAIQCLSVEPRFRPKMDEVVRALEELQDSDDRVGGVGSSRDQTTRRSGPRQHRGRQHETTRK